GTTTCATCATTGTATGTTGTTTTCTCATGGACAAATTCCTTTCTACCCTCTGTGTGCACAACCATAATATAAACACGCAATAATAGTAAGAAATTGATGTTAAACGCGCAATATGTGAACAAAGTAAGAAAGTTCGTCAACAATTTTTGTGCTCTGAATCACTATATACAAACACATACCATGAATATAGTCCCAGTGCTTGACACATCCCGAAGTATTCCCATGTCCCTGAACAACTTTGACGGCGGAGAAAACATGTGGTATTGCTTTCGGAACGTCTTCATGTTGCTTAAACATTTCATAGTATTTGTCAGCATTGCAGTTAACCTCCGATTCGGTTACTAGCTTCCCTACTAAACCAGAGATGGTATGATGTTGGGCCATTTTCGATATTTGCTATTGGTTGTTGGTTTAGTATATGGGTGATTTTGCAAAACAAAGAAAGATAGATACTCAACGGAGCTTAATGAATTGATCTCGGCCGAATGAGTATGAGATTATATAGAAGGTAAAGCATTGATGAATTGATAAGAAGCTGATGACATTGTGTGCTGTAGTTTGTTTCTGTACTCCCGAGTATGGGCATCTTACTGCCTTCTCCTCGTGACATGTGGCAAGATTAATAAATATGAAAGAGAGAACGTTAATCTTATGCCGACAATAATCAGTTGTTGacattatcttttttttattttttttttcttctgcataATCAGCCCCTATCCGTTTTGGCTTTCTAGGATGGTTCTTCATGAGGCTCGCCGGTAGGCTAGCACGGCaatctgttcaattaatgtagtagtacgtcgtTGGAGCTTAGTTTGTTAGGCTTCCAATTAGTTTCATGTTGTAACTACCGGAAAACTGATAGCACACCCAAAATATCAAAATAGAAAGTAAACTAAGACATGGTATTGATTTAGAAAACGAAATGAAAGATTGTTGATGATGTTATTAATGTTTCCTTAAGTTTACAGccgaaaccctaatatgaaagttAAGAAATCTCTGTCACACCATAACTCTTACCATACAAAATCACTCAACCCCCTTGCAATGCCCTAAGGGTTCCTTTTATAGGAAGTCAGTGAAGTGGAATGCAGCTCACACTTACTTTATTCACACATTTTACATGATTTTACCTTTTATTTTGCTACGCCAATTTTCATTAAAAAGTGCTACGTATTATTATATCGGTGATAACCCTGACTTTTTGTCTGTACAACTGTCGCTATTTTTCGTCCGACAATCTTCCTTCGCTAGGAACCACTCTCTCTTCGCTTAGGTATGTTTCGCTAGATAGATTAGACGAGTTCTCTTCTTCATTCGATGTCTTCGTTCCCTTTGTCATCATTACTTCGTTAATCTCTTCATTTCGTAGCTCTCATTTTCATAAAATTTTCGTTTTACTCTTTTGTCAGTTAATTTGACCTATCGAGCAACTTAATAAATGCTTTATCACGATATTTGGTTATAATATCTTTTGACGAGATCTGATCGGTGATTTCGTTTCTTCGTGGACCCACACGTGAGGAAGATATTTTATGTACCTATATTTTGTCTTTTCTCTTTTATCTTGATTAAATAAGAGTAAAAAGAGAATTACTTTAGCATTTAATGCAACCACGTCGCCAGAATTCTCGGTATTCTTTCTTCCACGCGTTCTGTTCTTCCTTTATGACTGGCATGTGCCGTTCTTAACCTTTACTCCTCAATTTGTTCCTTGCTTATCCGGTTGCTCTTCTCTCTTATATATGTCCAAGTCAGAGGATTTTTTTACCTTCTATCAGTCTTCGAGTTTTCCCTCTTTTCTATCTTTATCTGTTCATCTGTTCTTCACCTGAGTCTTAATCTCTTATCTTGTCATCTATTCAATTAGACCTTGTCTTAGAGTTTTTATATTCTCTGGATTTAATGGATCCCA
This genomic stretch from Papaver somniferum cultivar HN1 chromosome 5, ASM357369v1, whole genome shotgun sequence harbors:
- the LOC113278355 gene encoding major latex protein 15-like, whose translation is MAQHHTISGLVGKLVTESEVNCNADKYYEMFKQHEDVPKAIPHVFSAVKVVQGHGNTSGCVKHWDYIHEGRKEFVHEKTTYNDETRTICHSSVRGDVMKSYKKFDSILVVKPKANGHGSIVSWTIDYEKINEDSPVPISYLGFFQSSIDDLNSHICASQINLD